The genome window CTGACAAACTACTGAACACTGAACAAAGTTAACATTTGGTGCAACTTTAAGTGGCATTAACAATTTCTCGTACCTTCTTTTTTCTATGTAGTGCAACATAATCGAGTCTAGAAAAGTCGATGCGATCGATTTTGCGGCCGGCTCTTATATTTCCCGTGCAGCCTTTGCTCCTTCCCTTTTCGCTGAATTCTTCAGCCATGGCTCCGATTGTGAGTAGTAGCCCGACCAAATAAAAGTGCACACAGGCCACTTATTTTAGCTTGTCTTTCCATTTATAGACTTGTATATACGTGTGCACAGTAATATAGAAGAAACGAGTGTTCACGTGCGattttgtttgccttttttaacGTTTCGTCTCAAACCACGTTTTGCTAACTGTTAGCGCAAGCTAGCAGCGATCGACGTGAGGGTTAACAGGGTGCACGTAAACAGTTGTTCGTGGTTTTTGCAACATTCTTTTACGATATTTACTTGAAATGCTAGTATAAAATGTCTGGAACATATTGAACACGCTGTGACTAACCGCTAATAAAGATATCTGAAGACTATTGTTGCTTCCTTACGCTTCGCTTTGGGGGTTTTCCGAGTTTAAGCAACTTTCTCCATTTGTGTTAGAAGAGGCAGGTGGTTAAGAAGCCGggtgggaagaagaagaagcagatcCTGAAGTTCACCCTGGACTGCACCCACCCTGTTGAGGATGGCATCATGGATGCTGCCAACTTCGTGAGTAGATCACCTCTGACAGAAATGACATCTTGTCTGGTAATCAGTGTAGCAGCTGTCAGACACAAATGCTCTGTGTCAGACACTACTGTCAAATAAGGGGCATCAATCAAAGCCCTGTATTAAGGATCCAGTCAGTtgatattaaaagaaaagagagagggggaaaaaaagacagatgtCAGTCATATGTTTATAAGAAACTCTGATCCGTAGTTCATAAAGAGGCCTTCATTTCTGGTGCTTGCTGTGTGTGACTTGCTGTGTCCTCTGCACATGCAGGAGCAGTTCCTGCAGGAGCGTATCAAGGTGAACGGCAAAGCTGGAAATCTTGGTGGTGGTGTGGTGTCCATTGAGAGGAGCAAGAGTAAAATTGCTGTGAACTCTGAAGTTCCCTTCTCAAAGaggtaaataaaagaaaaacagtgcaaCTATGccatattgtattatttaactGGTCATAGTCATTTGCCATCATACCAGCAATCCTCAGTAAATACTGTGCACAGTGCTTGCTTCAATGTCTAAAAAGACAAATGTTAAGTTTTTAAGAAAATCTCTGTTGTTTGTGTGGAATAGAGAAGTATGCAGAATCCTGTTGAATGTAATATTGAGGGAAATGAAACACATTTGACATTTCAGCCCCAGTAATATTTTAATAGACTTAATGAACAGACATGAGAAGACTCCAAACAAATATGGCTGTGTTTGGTTGTCACTTTAACAGTGGTTGCAAAATTTTACTGATACTCAGCCTGAATGTGTCTTCTGACTGATCATGCTGTCTTTGTGGTTTCCCACTTATTTGAGAGCTTGtgatctgattttttttccagttccaGCACAAGTACATTTATCCAGTATTACATGAGCTGGTTTCACACAAGTGTGGCAATAAATACTCTGGACAGATACACCACTAGAGAGTATCTACCTTATGTGAGAAGCCAAGAAATCTcataaaaatgcttaaaaaaacaaaagatttttaGGGATCAGATAAGTTCATCATTGCTTGCCACATTGTGCAACAAGGTCCTGCTGCACCCTAATGTGGGCATAACATCAAGTTTGATGTGTGTAGacataacaataaaaaatgactgaatCGTAGGCTATGACACACAACTATAGTCTCTTCCTATGGTGTGTCATCTTTAATG of Maylandia zebra isolate NMK-2024a linkage group LG5, Mzebra_GT3a, whole genome shotgun sequence contains these proteins:
- the rpl22 gene encoding large ribosomal subunit protein eL22; this encodes MRSILRPALIFPVQPLLLPFSLNSSAMAPIKRQVVKKPGGKKKKQILKFTLDCTHPVEDGIMDAANFEQFLQERIKVNGKAGNLGGGVVSIERSKSKIAVNSEVPFSKRYLKYLTKKYLKKNNLRDWLRVVANTKESYELRYFQINQDEEEEDED